In a single window of the Nodularia spumigena CCY9414 genome:
- a CDS encoding YdcF family protein, which translates to MKSKLKLIRWVLAIALVLVSIIPMRIAIAFYQAPVPQAIFVLGGDSERMKFAAQFWQSHQNLDIWVSDFPGNLDANRRIFWQYGVSDEKLHLDGRATDTVTNFTTLVEEFADRDLQNIYLITSDYHMRRSRVIASVVLGSQGIVVTPLAVPSSGQEPESLLRVLRDAGRSILWIVTDRTGASFNPKLE; encoded by the coding sequence ATGAAATCTAAACTGAAATTAATCAGGTGGGTTTTAGCGATCGCCTTAGTACTAGTTAGTATTATACCTATGAGAATTGCGATCGCTTTTTATCAAGCCCCAGTACCACAGGCTATTTTTGTCTTGGGGGGCGATTCTGAACGAATGAAGTTTGCGGCACAATTTTGGCAATCTCACCAGAATTTAGATATTTGGGTTTCTGATTTTCCTGGGAATTTAGATGCTAATCGCCGGATATTTTGGCAGTATGGCGTTTCTGATGAAAAGTTGCATTTGGATGGTCGAGCGACTGATACAGTTACCAATTTTACAACGTTGGTAGAAGAATTTGCAGATAGGGATTTACAGAATATTTATTTAATTACTTCAGATTATCATATGCGGCGATCAAGGGTAATAGCTAGTGTTGTGTTGGGTAGTCAGGGGATTGTGGTTACACCTTTGGCTGTACCGTCATCGGGTCAAGAACCAGAATCTCTGTTGCGAGTGTTGCGGGATGCTGGGCGATCAATATTGTGGATTGTTACTGATAGAACTGGCGCTAGTTTTAACCCCAAATTAGAGTAA